Sequence from the Diadema setosum chromosome 18, eeDiaSeto1, whole genome shotgun sequence genome:
ACATTTATGTTGACGTTGTCATCAATCACATGGCTGCATGTACGTGTATGGCTTTTGTCCTCATTCAAGTTATCAAACTTCATATTTATAAGAAATTTGTTAATTCTTATCAAACTAAACTATTTCTATAATGGGACAAACGTTGTGCAATAAAGAATCCAGAAACAGCTCTCATCAATAATGAACAGGACACTTGGTGACAACCTTTATCCATTTCTCTCAGCATGAAGACGTATTGAATCTGGTATTCAAGTTTATCATCAGAGGACTCTGGTTTAATACGGAGCAGCAATGTAAAGCTCATCAGAGGCAGATTGCTCCTCCGGCTGGTGTAGGCAAAATTTCTAAAGTAAAAATCTGTATTTTTCAATACAGTGCGCAAGTCGACTGCGAACAACAACAGGATATCTCTCTTATTTTCTCTGCATGcaaaaacacacgcacacacatgcacataatacgtataccatatatgtgtaaatatatatatatatatatatatatatatcatattatatgcaTTTGAATTGATATCAACGCACAGTCATATGCAAATTACGAagtagatggggggggggttcggtgAGTCTCCAGGGAAGAAATGTTTGATTAACTTAAAGACCTACTTAAATGGTTCCGATTTGTGCGTGTGTTTCTAATCTTCTCAGTATGTTTTCAATTCCTGAGCAATTTTCGTTTTGTGCGAACGTCTGGTTGCCGCTGGTTGCCGCCGAGCAGCAAGACCGTATATGTATAACTGCTTTGGCTGCAGCTGCGATCTTCGAGAGCTTGGTTGAATCGCTAGCACACGCTGAGCTATACACTAGATTTCGTACTTACAAGCATGTCTTCACAGATTATTTGTGAAAGGGCGCCACAGGTGGTGAAAGTATAGGTATTTTTCCGAAATCGAAGAAACTACTTCTAAGCTATTGATTGACAAAAATAGTGCAAAAGTCCGAAAAGCTTAGACGTTCacgcaaaattaaaattgcTCAGGAATGACTCTTCACATGATCAGATTATTGGGAAGAACACACACTTCGGAACCATGTGATTGGGTCTTCAAATACTTGCAGATAGTTTCAAATTAGCACTTTACATTCACGAGTATTTAGTTACATTTATTTCTATGTGGGTGAAACTATATGGAAAATGTGTCAAGGCGTATGTTAGCGTCGGTGAATTAGCAGATTTGAATGATTGATTAACgctgtttgattgattgattgattactttATTGTCCACAATTGAAATTCTTCATACATTGGatattacaacaaaataaacatcaaATGCATTGCAAGCACGTCAAAGATATTATATTACAAGGTACAACTGGAACTGACACATATCAAACattattatccatacagaggattttgagagcccaaatacaagtgttattttgttgacgcacctcataacctccgacccacttagaaagttttttgaactcgaccaatattatttgccgaggcgaccaatatttaatatattggacggcaagagggggattccccaaagtttttataaactgcaccgtgattggctgagatatacgagatgacccgaaatatgaagtaaaaacgtctgtgattggtcaatcacgaattaactaaaatatatttttttctaaaattctgtgtttatacaaacaaattttatatattAATTAGTTAATTCGACGTTGATCTAAGTTTCCTTtggaatgtacatcaaaatacataGATCACACAGCTCTTGGAATGAAGTGGATTAACTTGCACTGAAGAGTgtaccataccccatgtcaGGATCAAGTACAATAGGAGACCATACAGCACTCAGAGACAGAAAGGGTAGCCCCtaagtgaaaatattctttgctaaaatcctctgtaggataataatgataatattggatgTCCTATTATCGGTCAATAtaaggaaatattggactcgctatgcaaaatattggactcgtcttcgactcgtccaaaatttgtgcatagctcgtccaatatttccttgtattaacctcaaggccatccaatattatataaatattacaTACACTACAACAACGTATATTGACCCGACATTTACAACTAAATCAAAAGCTTTTAACATAAAtcattttgatacaattatCCAActtatgaaaatattcattgatATCCTTTCATGAGTCATCACAGCATCATCCACATATTTAATGATCAAACAATAAAGTCAGTGTCAGCGGTAGATtcaagtaatatatatatatatatatatatatatatatgtataatatatatatatatatatatatatatatatatatatatatatatataaacgggTGTAATAAAAAGACGCGTCCATTAAGGCGTGCCAAGTATCACAGCGCCAGGATCAGAGAATGTCCGATCATTAACCTTCACTATCTGAGGACTCTCCagcaaatatattcatataggcCTCGGTTGACAATGAGATGCAGGAATGGACACCGTGTTAACCAATTTCTGagttaaaaaaatacaaaggaaTTGTAtgaaacgcacacacacacacacacacacacacaaacacacacaatttatAATACGTATCAAGGCAAATCCTTAACACTGTTCTACTGTCTTCTTTTGCTCTGCCACCTCTTGTACGAGTTGTAGCAGTCTTTGTCAGCCTTCACAGCATTGGAATATGATATACTAACCTGTTTGGGTTTTTAggacaatttaaaaaaaaatgtttatgaatcTTAAtccgcctttttttttcattctgataTACCAAGCGGAATGATTCATCAAAGCAAGGGATTTCCTAGCTCGTAATTTCTTGAGTTCTTACGTGTCGGCCCTATATACGTGATTTCGACTCAATGGTGCACAGAGATAACTGCTACAACTCCAAAGATAGGAGGCCTTGTGttgcatatacagtgtatataaattttgcatttgtcgccccctcccccttgacTAATTCTGAAGTTTCAGTCGTCACgggtgtcctttttttttctgcatcttcCCATAATTGCAGGGAACTATGATTTTCCAGGTGTACCCTACGGCACGTATGATTTCAATGTGCCTCTCGGATATTGTGGTACGtacaacaatgaaataaacaactACTACGATGCGAACGAAGTACGAAATTGCAATTTAGTTGGGTTGAATGACCTCTACGTGGGCTCCGACTACGTAAGAGGTAAGTCAGATGTACTAGGAATTTATTAACATATCTTTTTTAGAGATGCGAAAACTTTACAGCTCTTTGGTATACCTCACAGCCACGAAATATTCAAGCAATCACCGTGTAATCAAATCAGTTATCAATGTGTAGTTGTGTTGTGCAAATTTATCGGAGTACCAGAAATGAGCcatatcaaaatgattttttttctttcttttttttttttttttgccggaTGCGTATCAAGTTTCGGTCAATCACGTTACTTTAGTATTTCCGATAGGGCTTCACTGCCTCCTTATATACGTTATAGCGATAAGTTCTCagcgtgtgtttttttttttcttcagatttaaCTTTCGCATTAATGAGGTATAAGATTGTTCGAAGCAAACGTTTTACTAATAACCCATTACCTCAATGACTTCAAAAACATGAACCAGAAAAGATGATAGAATATGTGGTGTTGTGTAGTCAGATGAAAGGTATTAAGAGAatataaaataagattaggTATTCATTTGCTTTCATTACAGGTAAAATTGTTGCCTTTCTTAACAAGTACGTATCATATGGGGTTGCTGGGTTCCGCGTAGACGCTGCCAAGCACATGTGGCCAGGTGACCTCGAAGCTATTGTAGGCCAACTTCAGGATGTCTGGTGGGGTGGAAAGCCGTACGTATATCAGGAGGTTATCGACATGAATACAGGGGAGCCCATCACATGCAGCCAGTACACACATATAGGTGATGTCACTGAATTTCGGCATTCCGTCGATATTAGCAGGCTTGGTCGATGTGAAAGTAATCTCGCATACTACTCAAACTTCGGAGAGGCATGGGGTTTCCTGCCCGGTGTATGTGCCGTAGTTTTTGTGGACAATCACGACAATCAGCGAAATCACGGCGGTGGCGGAGACATAGTGACGCACACAGATCCTGCCTCCTACAAGAGGGCCATAGCCTTCATGCTGGCCTGGAATTATGGCACCAAGAGGATCATGAGCAGTTATAGCTTCAGCGACACTGATCAAGGTCCGCCAAGCGGAAGCGTCCCAATAAATGCCGATAGTACTTGCGGGGGCGGGTGGGTGTGCGAGCATCGCTGGCGCCAGATCCGCAACATGGTCACTTTCAGCGCTGTTGCAGGCGGGGAAACCGTCTCGAACTGGTGGGATAACGGCTACCACCAGATCGCCTTTTCTAGAGGGAGCCAAGCATTCTTTGCTATGACCTGCCAAGAAGAAATGTCAAGGGACTTCTACACTGGGCTGCCAGACGGCGCTTACTGTGATGTCATCAGCGGTGATCCCAATGGGTACGGTGGCTGCACTGGTACCACTGTCTACGTGTCTGGTGGATACGCTCATATCACTGTACCATCTGGAGAAGATTCCATGGTTGCTATACATGTCGGAGCAAAGGCAGACAGTGGTGGTAATCCGGTGACACAACCCACAGGTGGCGACCACACTTCACCAACTGGCTATGCCCGCACACTAATCTTCATCTACAAGGAGACTTCCACGGGACAAGACATGTTCATCCGCGGTGGCATTGACCACAGTTGGAGGTCTGGTTGCACAGAAAACGCAGATACAAGCCCATGCGCCATCCCAATCGTCCACAGGACCGGAGGTACTGACACCAGGCTCAATACTCTTAGGCAGGGCGACGATTACTTGGACTGGTATGGCCCGGAAAGTGACCAGACAAATGATGCTACTGGTACTCCACTGGTGTGGACAACCAACAACCCATCCCACGGCAGCTCTTGCGACAATGAAGGATACGGATACAGCCCTATGAACCAATGGGGAGACCACTACTGGATGCTGGATGTCGACATGGACTGCAGTCAGACTGAGGACGGTTGGTTCGAGCTCAAAGGTTTTGTCCACGGACAGGGAGGAGAAGGTTGGGAATCAGACCGCTCGCAATCCAGTTGTGGAGGTTCGGCAGGTGGTACCAAACCATACTCTACTGGCAACCACTTTGCTCGCTGTGGTTATATCAACAAATTTTCGTTCAATGACAACTCCTGTGAAATCAATTCGTTTTAGTCCTGGTACAGTGGTTCTGTACCTGCCTACCTGCTAACACCACTTTACAGTAGTTCAATCCCGTTTTCCTTAGAAATAAAACGTAAAACCATTTAGATTTCATTTGGGACAATGAATAGGATAAAACTGCCAGTTTGTTAACGTTGAATCACCTTTAAAAAATTACTATTGTAAAATGTAGTTTAGGTCCTCTCCTCTGTTTCGTACATTACATCAGAACCCTGACAAGATAATATTTCGATGCATTCTCAACAGAGTATTCTTATCATATATAAGTAAGTTAGCTTTACGCGGTTTTGCAATTATCCCcacaaaataatcatcataCACAATGTATAGATGTACCTAGTCCTTAAGTACTTAGTAACCGCGGACTATCCGTAAGGAATCTCCTAAACATTAATTGTAGTAATGGTCTGTGTGGTAAATCGGTTATGTAGATGTATTATCAAGTAGGTAATGAAGTTGGATAAATTCCTAAGCATTAGAAAAGGAAAGGCCTCTGCTGCTctttcaaactttcatttttttttttccagatagCGCTTGACTTACGGTAAAAGTTGACAAAGCGTTCACACATTAAATAGCCAGTACTAACATATTTCCATGGCATTTACTCTCGTTTTTCCTCTATCTTGTCTCCCGATGTTAGCCGCTTTGTTATTCCAGGTAAAGACGTGAGCATTTCTGTCGATCTCAACTTTAAAGGACAATGCGAAAAGTAGTCATTGGAAAATTATACGTGATTGGCCTTCGATGTTAcagatatatataatgtgtgtgtgtgtgtgtgtgcgtgtgtgtgtgcgtgtgtgtgtgtgtgtgtgtgtgtatgctcgACCTGGGTctcgtttcataaaacttgttatcagtgacaagttgtgtTAATTggtacaagctactgaaatcttacatctgattggctgagagcaaatttatcgcagaaatgtggcagttgccACTGATAAGTTTTTTGAAACGGTTCCCTGGACTACGTTTCAGTGCAGATAGCACCTTTATACTCCATGTACCCAAAACCATTAGTAGAAGCGGGGGACAATGCTTTTGTGACGGCTGCACCGCGATTATGGAACGATCTACCACGGTTCTCCGCATTTCCCCATCCCTTGATGTCTTCAAGAAGAATCTTGAGACTTTTCTATTTAATGCTAGTCTGTGACTGAATTTTGTTATAAAGTGCTGTTAAACCAGTCTATGACTGTGTAAGATAATTCGAGTGCTATATAAATGATCCGATTGTATATACATACTTATAGCATTTccatccctgacgaaggggaggcccccgaaaattttgatttttgaaaaataccAATTGGCAATTAATGCATTTCTCTATCTTGTCATTCCTTCTactatatgtgtatatatatatatatatatatatatatatatacatatatatatatatatatatatatatatatatatatatatgtgtgtgtgtgtgtgtgtgtgtgtgtgtgtgtgtgctttgtcaACCCATGATCATATGAGAATTTCTACATTCCCATTGCATGTTATCAGCGTGCCATATTTTATTAAAGGCGTGTTATTGAATAGGGCTGTAAAATCGCAGCAATGTGCATCAGTGTATACGCCTATATAGTTTTCGGGGACCCTTCGTTTTATTtctaaaggggaattccagacgatttttatatttcacatcatgtaatacataaatcgacagttccatgtatagatttgtggcaTGCTCATTAATAAACAACTCTATTGTGTCAGTGTTGTTTGTTAGCATATATACTATCACTCCTTCGGATGAGACAGAAATAGAGGTTTTGTGTGTAATTTGCTTGTGTCATTCCGAGCAgagcatggacctacaacaaAGTACACTGTAGTTCAATTCAAACGTATATGTGACGGCATACAGTGCGTGCTGTAATGCAAATGTAAATGTCATTCTATCCATATAACTAATAATTTCTAAacttctattccaaaccctcaGATTGGATATTCACACTAATGCTCACATTTTATCTTGCCATGCAGTGATTTGCGTGAGATTCACCGTTTACAACGGAATAAAGACAGATGCAAAGACAAGTGGCAGAAGAGAGGAATAAAAAAGTCATATGCATAGAGAACTCGAGGCAATGATTTGACAAGAAGAAAGACAATTGATATGAAGATCTTTATTGTCGAAAGCCACTCGAGATTATGACAATTATTACGAAACGTTTGTCACACTCGGATATCATGCAGGTATTATTTTTTCTGAAAGTTACTTTAATTACCTCAAAACATGCGAGTTGTGAAAacttattttcatgaaattcttatAGTACCATGGTCCTTGGCGTATACTTTAAGTGTTGTTATAAACACTGACAATTATCAAACAGTTCTTGTTTTCCCAGAGCATCATTCAACAGACTTGAGCAAAGTTGTCGAACAATGGAAACTCTTCCATCATCTCACTAACACAATGtttacatattttgtttatcCGTGAAAGCTAAAATGTGTCAAATTTGATTACTTTAAGGTAAAAAGAACAGCAAACACCTATTCAAGATTTTAATGGCAATGTTAAGTGCAATGTAACATAAATTTCACGCAATGCGTGACAAGTCGGAAAACAAGTTGAATAATGATACCACATAACCCATAACATAATGTTCTCATCCCTCATTAAAAGATACCACATTCATAGAAATTGAAATGCAAgctcctttatttttttgttgccaCTGTTTCTGCTTTTACCACACAAGAAGTATTGTTGGATATAATTCATATGGAACGAGATTAAGTACTGCTTTCTGTCACCAATTTTTATGCTAAAGTGCAAATGCATGACTATATAAATGTAGATATAATGTGACTGAAAATCTATGATCTATTCACTTTACTATCAGAGGTtaaaccaaacacacacattaaaaaaaaaaaaaaacgcagtcGATTAGAGAGAGCAGTTCAATGTAGACAAAGCAGCGGTGCTTGCCATCGGGTGTTGAACCGAAAATTCTTGAATATAGTCTCAGGTACACTTATCCTGTGAAAGGGATAtgtgagagaaatatataagTTAAGATCGGCGACGCGAACTCTAAgacactttggcccgaattcacgaaggtggtacaaaatgaaaccatggtttaaaccatggacaaaaaccatagagcgccaagtgtcgcatggaatagttcgttacgaaatcagtcatttcgacgatgaa
This genomic interval carries:
- the LOC140241572 gene encoding alpha-amylase A-like, whose protein sequence is MQISLFLLAFVAGAVAQFDANFRNGNVIVHLFEWPWNDIAEECERFLGPYGFGGVQVSPANEHIDGSQWWTRYQPVSYYLNSRSGSEWEFQSMVERCNAVGVNIYVDVVINHMAAWNYDFPGVPYGTYDFNVPLGYCGTYNNEINNYYDANEVRNCNLVGLNDLYVGSDYVRGKIVAFLNKYVSYGVAGFRVDAAKHMWPGDLEAIVGQLQDVWWGGKPYVYQEVIDMNTGEPITCSQYTHIGDVTEFRHSVDISRLGRCESNLAYYSNFGEAWGFLPGVCAVVFVDNHDNQRNHGGGGDIVTHTDPASYKRAIAFMLAWNYGTKRIMSSYSFSDTDQGPPSGSVPINADSTCGGGWVCEHRWRQIRNMVTFSAVAGGETVSNWWDNGYHQIAFSRGSQAFFAMTCQEEMSRDFYTGLPDGAYCDVISGDPNGYGGCTGTTVYVSGGYAHITVPSGEDSMVAIHVGAKADSGGNPVTQPTGGDHTSPTGYARTLIFIYKETSTGQDMFIRGGIDHSWRSGCTENADTSPCAIPIVHRTGGTDTRLNTLRQGDDYLDWYGPESDQTNDATGTPLVWTTNNPSHGSSCDNEGYGYSPMNQWGDHYWMLDVDMDCSQTEDGWFELKGFVHGQGGEGWESDRSQSSCGGSAGGTKPYSTGNHFARCGYINKFSFNDNSCEINSF